In Methylobacterium sp. WL1, the sequence CACTTTATCTCGCGCGTGGTGCAGACACGGAATGCGATGCGAAATTTGATCGTTTCATTCAGTCTTATCAGCTCAACGCTGCCGGTATAGCTCACACCTTGTATGTAGCCCTTAAGGGGTTCGCTTCGCCCGATCACCTTGCTGCAACGCGCGCGCGCTTTTCAGCCATCAATCCTGTTTTTCTTAATTTGGAAGATAATCGTTACGACGTCGGCGCCTATATCGATTGCAGCAAGCAGATGGCAGCAACATACATATGTTTTATGAATACCCATGCAGAGATTCTTGCGCCTAACTGGCTCAACAACTTCGTGGCTCATCTCCGTCGCAGAGAAGTGGGACTCGTCGGAGCGAGCGGATCCTTTGAAAGTCTGCAATTACCTGGGCTTGAGGTCGAGCTCTTCCCCAATCCGCATTTGCGCACCAACGGCTTCGCGCTGCGCCGCACTGTGCTTCTGGACCTGTTCCGAGATTATTTGATCGGCAGCAAGCTCGACGCTTATGCTTTTGAGAGTGGACGGAGCAGCCTCACCCGGCGGATCACGGCGCGCGGCTATGACGTCTTGGTGGTGGGTCGAAACGGGCGTGGCTATCCCCCTCTTTGGTGGCCGGCAAGCGACACTTTCCGCCAGGGGCGACAGGACAACCTCCTCATAGCCGACAACCAGACGCGGCGCTTCGACGATGCCTTGGCGCCTGAAAAAAGCATGCTCTTGCGTTTGGCATGGGGATCGCATATCGAGCTGGCTGACACGCGCCCAGACCTTGACGCTTGCTCATTGAGATGAAGTGCCGTAATTTGATGGCACCCGGGGATATTGGTTCTCGGCCTCAAATATAATAAGTAACGTCGCACTAGTGAATCGAAGATCCGCAATCGCACGCTGACGTTTAAAGCATTATCTTAGTTGCTCGCCCTTCTAGATCTGCTTTTGGTTTCCCCATCCAAGTTGATCGTTTGGGCTGAAGTGCATGCATCTGCTTGCGCCAGCGGTATGCAAATTTTCTAGCAGAGTGAAGACGAAGTATGACGGATCAGGGTACGAGGGATCGCGAAACTGACGATATGGTAGAGCAGTCCAGTATCCAAGTAGAAGAGTTCGATCCGGTTTGGTACCTCCATCGCTATGTTGACGTGGCAAAGTCAGGATTTGATCCGCTCGAACATTTCGCGCAGCACGGTCGGCACGAAGGCCGGTTCCCGAATGCCCAGGTTGAGGCGGCGAGTTTGCGAGCGGCCGAGGTCGATCCGATATGGTATCTTAACCGTTACCCCGACGTAGCAGATGCGGGTGCCGATGCTCGCAACCACTATGCATCATACGGTCATGCCGACGGCCGGTATCCGAATGCAAAAGCCGAGGCCGCCAATGCGATGGCCGCCAAAGTCGATCCAATCTGGTACCGGGCCCGCTATCCGGATGTAGCCGAAGCCGGCATGGATCCGAAGATCCATTTTGCCAAATACGGTTATATTGATAGCCGCTTTCCTAATGCAGAAGCCGAGGCCTTCAGCATACGCGCTGCCGAGGTTGATCCGGCATGGTACCTAGCTCGTTATCGGGATGTGGCGGCATCGGGGACCGACCCGCGGCTCCACTACGCCGAGTATGGTCACGTCGAAGGCCGATATCCAAACGCTGCAGTCGAGCCGCGGCAGGCATGGGATTCAATCTTTGACCCGGCTTGGTATTCGGCTCGCTACTTGGATCTGGGCGAGTTCAAAACCGACCCGCTACATCATTTCAGAACTATCGGGATCCTGGAGGGCCGCGCGCCCAACGCGTTCGAAGATGATCGCGAGGCCTGGAAGACCGTGTTCGATGAGGCTTGGTACCTCGACCGCAACACGGATGTCGCGGATGCGGGGCTAGATCCGCTCGAGCATTTTATCCGACATGGATTGCTCGAACGTCGCCGTCCTAACAAAAATGTGACACTGCCTGGTAGCGACGTCACGGCAACCAAAATCACCTGCCTCAAAGCCGGCCGTATCGGACGCGAAGTCGCGCTGTTCGTGACTTGGTCCGCCGAGGGGACGATCAAGCCACACGTGGCCCATTATGCGGCAAGCCTGAAGCAGCAGGGAATTGACTGCATTCTGATCGTGACTAGCGACCACGACAAGATAGAAGTGCCAGAAACGCTGGCGGCATGCTCAGAGGTAATTTATCAACGTGCCAACGGCGGTTTTGATTTTGCCGCATGGGCACATGTTTTTCGCCTTCAGCCGGAATTGTTCGAAGCGGACATCGTCTATTTGATCAATGACAGCGTCTTCGGTCCGACCAGCGAGACCGATTTCGGGCGGCTCGTTGTTCGTATCCGAGAGACTGACGCCGATCTGATCGGCCTAACTGACAACCTGGAGCGCGGCTGGCATATCCAAAGTTATTTTCTTGTCGTCAAGCAGCGTGCCCTGAAATCACAAGTCTTACGTGATTTCATACACAGTATCGTCTCGTTCGACCACAAAGACGACGTGATCAACGAGTATGAAACTCAGTTCACTCGCCAAATGATGAGGCACGGTCTGCGTTGCGAGTCGATGTTTCCGACGCCTGGCCTGCCCAACTCAACCTTACATAGGTGGCGCGAACTTCTTGATGTTGGATTTCCTTTTATCAAGGTTAGTACCGTCCGCGGCCTCAGCAAGGGTACCAACCTGATTGGTTGGCGCGAGGCGACGTCGCTTCAGGGCTACGACACCGCTCCCGCCGACCGCACGCTCGCCGAAATGGCCGCGCGGACTGTGATAGCCCCCGTATCGCTGGCGGCCCGAAAGTTCAACCATCGGCAGCAGGCACGCGCCGAACTCCACGCTTTCTTTGCAACGCGGCAGACTATCGATTTGCCGGTTTATCCTGATCCGGTCATCTCAGTGCTGATGGTGGTCTATAATGAGGCCGAATTAACGTTCCGAGCTTTACAATCTATAGTCGCAACCGTCGATCTGCCTGTAGAAGTCATCATCGTCGACAATGCCTCGACGGATGACACCCGTTATCTCTTGGACCGTGTGCGCAATGCGCGAATGGTGCGGAACGTTGAGGATCTTCACTTCCTGCGGGCTGCCAACCAAGCGGCCGCCCGCGCCAAAGGGCGCGCGCTGCTGTTTCTCAACAACGACATCAGCCTGCAGCCTGATGCTGTGCGGTATGGTTTGGAGACGCTCGAGAGCTCGGCCGACGTCGCAGTCGTTGGCGCTAAGCTTGTTCTGACCGATGGCACACTCCAAGAGGCTGGCAGCATCATTTGGAGCGACGGTGCCTGCCTTGGGTACGGCCGAGGCCAATCGCCGGACGGTTACCAGTACAATTTCCGCCGTGATGTTGACTATTGTTCTGGTGCATACATGATGATGCGCCGTGACGTCTTCGAACAACTCGGCCGATTCGATACGATCTATGCACCCGCCTACTACGAAGAAACCGATTTGTGCATGCGCATTCATGCGGCCGGCTTTCGAGTAATCTACGATCCGCGTATCGTCGTGAACCACTACGAGTTCGCGAGCGTAGCCTATGCTGGCGAGGCTTCAGCTCTGATGGGGCGCAACTTCAAGACCTTCTCGGAGAGGCATCACTCTGCTTTAGCGCGTCGTCACCTACCGCAGACCAGCCCAACCTATCTAGCCCGAAGCCGGCACCGGCACCTCAGGCGGATTTTGATGATCGACAACCTCGTGCCGCTCAGCTCGCACGGCGCTGGCTTTCCGCGCACGAGCCGCATCCTCGACGCTTTGACCCGGCAGGGTTTCTTTGTCACTTACTATCCGACGTTCCAGCCGCATGTATCTGAGGCGGAGCTACGCAGCCATTGCTCGGTCGACGTCGAGTTTGTGCTCGGCAGCGACCGCCCGGTACTTACACAGCTGATCGAGGAGAGGCCAGGATACTACGATGGTATCTTTGTCTGTCGGCCAAATAACATGCATGTCATCCAAGCTCACTTTCTACAAAACTCTGCACCTTACCGGGGTACAGCGTTGATCTATGACGCTGAAGCCGTCTGCGCTCCGCGGGACGCGCGGCGCCGGGCCATTCATGGCAATCCAATGACACCAGCTGAGGAAAGCGAGGCGCTTGCCGCTGAGATCGCACTCTCAGATATTGCCGACCTCACTCTGGTTGTTAATGAATGGGACGCGGGTTATTTTCGCGACGGCGGACGCAGCAATGTCGGCGTGCTCGGGCACGCACTTGAGATAAAGGCAGGCGAGTACACATTCGCACAGCGACAGGGATTTCTATTTGTTGGGCGTCTGGACGATGATACTTCGCCAAATGTCGATGCTTTATTCTGGTTTATCGAGCGGGTGATGCCGAAACTCGACGGCTTTATTGGGAGCGACTACCGTTTAATTGTTGCCGGTCCCACCGGTTCCGCGCGGCTTGTGGCGCTCGACGATCCGCGAATTCAAATCCTCGGCCGTGTTGACGATCTCACGCCGCACTACGACGCCGCACGGGTCTTTATCGGCCCGACGCGGTACGCCGCTGGAATCCCTCTTAAAATCTACGAAGCTGCCGCATTCGGTGTTCCGACGGTGATCACGCCGCTGCTGGCTGATCAACTAGGCTGGGTCTCAGGAGAAGCTGCTCTGATCGGCTCGGACGAGAGCGAATTCGCAGAGCAGTGTGGGCTACTGTATCAGGATGAACACACGTGGAATGCGGTTCGAGATAGCTCTCTGTTGAAAGTCAGAAAGGAGTGTGCACCGGCCGAATTTGAGTGTCGTTTGGCAGGTGCCCTCCACACGATCGGCTTACGCCCATGAGAGGTCTCGGTTTGCAGGTTCCATCCTGCAGCTCGGATTTACCCAACGACTTTTTTAAAAGATAAATCCGGATCTGTCTTGAGTGGTCATTTATGTCGACGAGCTACACAGTTGCGCTTTGGGATATAGGAGTGAAATCAAATGATCTTTAATTGGTCTGCGCGATGAAAGCAGTGATCCTAGCGGGCGGCCTCGGCACGCGCCTGTCGGAGGAGACCGGGACGCGGCCGAAGCCGATGGTCGAAGTCGGGGGGCAGCCGATCCTGTGGCACATCATGAAGAGCTTCGCCGCCTATGGCGTGACCGAGTTCGTGATTTGCCTCGGTTACCGCGGCTACATGATCAAGGAATTCTTCCTGAATTACCGTCTCCATCTCTCCGATGTGACGGTGGCGACCGGATCGGGTGACATCGAGTTTCACCGGTCCGGCGCGGAGGATTGGAGCGTCTCGCTGATCGAGACCGGGCCCGAGACCATGACCGGCGGCCGGCTGAAGCGCGTGCGTCCCTATCTCGGGACCGAGCCGTTCTTCATGACCTACGGCGACGGCGTCGCGGATGTCGATCTCAGCGCCCTGGCGGCCTTTCACAAGGCGCATGGCCGGATGGCGACCCTCACCGCCGTGGCCCCGCCCGGCCGGTTCGGCGCCCTCGAGATGGAGGGCGATGCGATCCGCAGCTTCCGCGAGAAGCCGGCCGGTGACGGTGCCGTGATCAATGGCGGTTTCTTCGTCCTCGATCCGCGGGTGCTCGACTACGTGTCGGGCGATGCCACGGTCTGGGAGAACGAGCCGCTGGAGCGGCTGGCGCGCGAGGGGCAGCTTCAGGCCTTTCGGCACACCGGCTTCTGGCAAGCGATGGATACGTTGCGCGACAAGAACCATCTCGAAGCGCTCTGGGCCGCCAAGGCCGCCCCCTGGAAGATTTGGTAATGCCGGCTCTCAACCCGGATCCGAGCTTCTGGGCCGGCCGCCGCGTGGTGGTCACCGGCCATACCGGCTTCAAGGGCGCGTGGCTGAGCCTATGGCTTGCCCGCCTCGGTGCCCGGGTCACCGGCTACGCGCTGGCTCCGGAAACCGAGCCGAGCCTTTGCACCCTGTCCGGCTTGTCCGAGCGGGTCGACAGCCGCATCGGCGACGTGCGCGACCTCGCCGCGCTTTCGGCCTGCCTCACCGAGGCGCGGCCCGAGATCGTCCTGCATCTGGCCGCCCAGGCGCTGGTCCGGCCCTCGTATACCGACCCGGTGGGCACCTATGCCAGCAACGTCATGGGCACGGTCCACCTGCTGGAGGCGGTCCGAGCCTGCCCGTCGGTCCAGGCGGTGGTGATCGTCACCAGCGACAAGGCTTATGAGAACCGCGAGTGGGTCTGGGCCTACCGCGAGGACGAACCGATGGGCGGGCGCGATCCCTATTCCAACTCGAAGGGCTGCGCCGAACTCGTCACCGGCGCCTACCGGGCCTCCTTCTTCGGCGCCGGCGGTCATCCGGCACGTATCGCCAGTGCGCGCGCGGGCAACGTCATCGGCGGCGGCGACTGGTCGCTGGACCGCTTGGTTCCGGACGTGGTCCGCGCGTTCGGGCGCGGTGAGCCGGTGGAGATCCGCGCGCCGGGCGCCGTGCGGCCCTGGCAGCACGTGCTGGAGCCACTCTCGGGCTATCTGCGCCTGGCCGAGGCCCTGTGCGGCGACGATGGGGCTCGTTTCGCCGAGGGCTGGAACCTTGGGCCGGCCGACGCGGATTGCCAGCCGGTCTCCGAGGTGGTGGCCGGCCTCGCCCGGGGCTGGGGCGCGGGTGCACACTGGAGACTCGCCGAGGGCACGCATCCGCACGAGGCGACCTTCCTCAAGGTCGATGCCTCGAAGGCGCGCGCGTATCTCGGATGGGATCGGCGCCTGCGGCTCGCCGAGGCCTTGGACTGGACCGGGGCGTGGTATCGCGCGCAAGCGCAGGGTGCGGATGCAGCCACGCTGACACTTGAACAGATCGCGCGCTACGAGGCGCTGGCAGAGACACGGGACCCGGCATGAGCGCAGCAACGGACACTCTCCCGACCTCCGCGGCCCGCGCCTGCTGCCGATCCTGCGGCGCACCGCTCGCCCGCACGGTGGCCGATCTCGGCCTTTCGCCGCTGGCCAATTCCTACGTGCCGCCCGAGCGTGCCGGGCAGGGCGAGATGGTCTATCCGCTCCACGCCTTCGTGTGCGAGCGCTGCTGGCTGGTGCAACTCGAAGCGTTCGAGAGCCCCGAGCACATCTTCTCGGACTACGCCTACTTCTCCGGCTTCTCCGCCGGCTGGCTGCGCCACGCGGAAGCCTACGTCGCCGCCATGACCGAACGCTTCCGGCTCGGGGCGCACAGCAAGGTCGTAGAGGTAGCCAGCAACGACGGCTATCTGCTGCAGTACTTCGTCGCCCGCGGCGTGCCGGTGCTGGGGGTCGAGCCGGCCGCCAACGTCGCCGCGGTCGCCCGCGAGAAGGGCGTGCCGAGCGAGGTCGCGTTCTTCGGGCGTGCTACCGCAGAGCGGCTGAAAGCCGAGGGGCACGGCGCCGACCTGATGGCGGCCAACAACGTGCTGGCCCACGTGCCCGACATCCTCGACTTCGTGGCCGGCTTCCAGGTGCTGCTGAAGCCCGAGGGAGCCGGCACGTTCGAGTTCCCGCACTTGCTACGGATGATGGAGCACAAGCAGTTCGACACGATCTACCACGAGCACTTCTCGTATCTCTCGCTGGGCGTCGTCTCCGGCATTCTGGAGCGCTCGAGCCTGCGGGTGTTCGACGTCGAGGAATTGCCGACCCACGGCGGCTCGCTGCGGGTGTTCTTCTGCCACGCCGATGGTCCGCACGCGTCGACACCCGCAGTGGCGCGCGTGCTCGCCGACGAGCGGGACGGCGGTCTGTTCTTGGCGGACGGCTACGCCCGGTTCGCGGAAGCCGTGGTCGAGATCAAGTGCGCCAGCCTGGAGTTCCTGATCCAGCAGCGCCGGGCCGGCAAGCGCGTCTGCGGCTATGGGGCAGCGGCCAAGGGCAACACCTTCCTGAACTATTGCGGGATCGGCCCGGAACTGGTCGAGGCGGTGGCCGACCGCTCGCCGCACAAGCAGGGCACGCTCCTGCCCGGCAGCCGGATCCCGGTGATCTCACCCGAAGCGCTGCTCGCCATGCGTCCGGACTACGTGCTGATCCTGCCGTGGAACCTGAAGGCCGAGATCATGCAGGAGATGGCCGGGATCCGTGAATGGGGCGGGCAGTTCGTCACCGCCATCCCGAGCCTAGCGGTGGAGTGAGGCTGCGTGGTCTTCGAGGAACTGCCACTGACGGGTGCCTATCGGATTGGACTCAGCCCGCACGCGGACGAGCGCGGTTTCTTCGCGCGAACCGTGTGCGAGGACACCCTGGCGGATCGCGGGCTCGTGGGCCGCTTCAAACAGTCCAGCGTGTCGTTCAACCTGCGGCGCGGCACGGTGCGGGGGATGCACTACGCCGTTACGCCGCACGCCGAGACCAAGCTCGTGCGCTGCACCAGGGGGGCGATTCACGACGTGATCGTCGATCTACGCCGGGACTCGCCGACCTACCTGAAGGCGGCTGGTGTCGAACTCTCGGACGAGAACCGGGCCGCGCTCTACATCCCCGCCGGGTTCGCGCACGGCTTCCAGACGCTGCGGGACAATTCGGAAGTGCTGTACATGATCGACCGCGCTTACGTGGCTGGGGCCGCCCGGGGCCTGCGCTGGGACGATCCGGCGGTCGATCTCTCCTGGCCTGAGCCAGTGATGGTGATCTCGGAGCGCGACCGCGCCTTTCCGGCCTGGGACGGCACGGATCCGGTCGCGTGAGTTCGGGCGTGCGGCGCCTCATCCTCACCGGCGCCACCGGCTTCGTCGGAACCCACGCGATCCCGGCGCTCCAGGCTCGCGGCTTCGAAATTCACGCGCTCGGCCGACGGCGGCCACCCGGGGGCGTCGCCTTCCACCCGGTGGATCTCCTCGACGTAGGGGCGGTGCGGGCGGCCGTTCAGGCGATCGGAGCGAGCCATCTGCTGCATCTCGCCTGGTACGCGGAGCCCGGCCTGTACTGGCGATCGCCCGTGAACCTCGACTGGGTTGCGGCGAGCCTCGCGCTGGTCCGGGCCTTCCGGGAGGCCAGTGGCGAGCGGGCGGTGGTGGCGGGCACCTGCGCCGAGTACGCCTGGGGCCCCGAGCGCCTCAGCGAGGACGCGGTGTGCGCGCCCGCGACCCTGTACGGGGTGGCCAAGGACGGGACGCGGCGCATCCTGTCGGCCTATGCGGACGAGTCCGAATTGTCGTTCGCCTGGGGCCGGCTGTTCTTCCTGTACGGGCCCGGGGAGAAGTCCGGCCGGCTGGTGAGCGACGCGATCCGGATGCTGGCGGCGGGTGAGCGTTTCGCGACCAGCCCGGGACACCAGCGGCGGGATTTCAGCCATGTGGCAGACGTGGCGGGGGCGTTCGCGGCGTTGGTCGACTCAGAGGTGCCGGGCTCAGTCAATATTGGCTCTGGAACGGCCGTGCCGGTACGGGCGATCCTTGAGCGGATTGGCGCCCTCACCGGTCGCCCGAATCTGATCGATTTCGGTGCCCGCCCGTTGCCGGCGACGGAACCGGCCAGCATTGAGGCGGACGTTGTACGCTTGCGGCGCGAAGTCGGCTTCCAGCCTCGCTATGATCTGGATGCCGGGCTCGAGGATTGCTTTGCGGCTCGGATAAAATAATGGAGTTGAAGGCCTTATCGACCTCTACGAAGAGGCCGTTGCTCTGCGCACGAAATCTCGATTCAAAGTTTTGATATGGGCCGCCGTAACGCGCTCCGCTGGGTGCTGCACGATCTCCTTGGTGTTATTCGCCACCGTGACGCCGAGCGAAGGCTTGCGAGTTCGGAGTTGTTCGACGCGGCGTGGTATCGTGCGACCCAAGTCCCGGGCCTTCGCTCGGATCAGGTTGCACGGCACTACCTGCAGGAGGGCGCCGCGCGTGGGCTGAGCCCCAGCCCATTGTTCGACGGGCCCTGGTACCTCGCCACCAATCCCGATGTCGCCGTGGCGGGCTTGAATCCGCTACTTCACTACCTGGACAGCGGGCGCGCGGAAGGACGTCCGATCTGCCCGGTCGCCGACCTGGAAGCGGTCGCGCGGATCGCTGCCTCCGAATTGTTCGATGCGGCATGGTACCGGGTAACCCAAGCGC encodes:
- the rfbF gene encoding glucose-1-phosphate cytidylyltransferase: MKAVILAGGLGTRLSEETGTRPKPMVEVGGQPILWHIMKSFAAYGVTEFVICLGYRGYMIKEFFLNYRLHLSDVTVATGSGDIEFHRSGAEDWSVSLIETGPETMTGGRLKRVRPYLGTEPFFMTYGDGVADVDLSALAAFHKAHGRMATLTAVAPPGRFGALEMEGDAIRSFREKPAGDGAVINGGFFVLDPRVLDYVSGDATVWENEPLERLAREGQLQAFRHTGFWQAMDTLRDKNHLEALWAAKAAPWKIW
- a CDS encoding dTDP-4-dehydrorhamnose 3,5-epimerase family protein, with product MVFEELPLTGAYRIGLSPHADERGFFARTVCEDTLADRGLVGRFKQSSVSFNLRRGTVRGMHYAVTPHAETKLVRCTRGAIHDVIVDLRRDSPTYLKAAGVELSDENRAALYIPAGFAHGFQTLRDNSEVLYMIDRAYVAGAARGLRWDDPAVDLSWPEPVMVISERDRAFPAWDGTDPVA
- a CDS encoding NAD(P)-dependent oxidoreductase; protein product: MRRLILTGATGFVGTHAIPALQARGFEIHALGRRRPPGGVAFHPVDLLDVGAVRAAVQAIGASHLLHLAWYAEPGLYWRSPVNLDWVAASLALVRAFREASGERAVVAGTCAEYAWGPERLSEDAVCAPATLYGVAKDGTRRILSAYADESELSFAWGRLFFLYGPGEKSGRLVSDAIRMLAAGERFATSPGHQRRDFSHVADVAGAFAALVDSEVPGSVNIGSGTAVPVRAILERIGALTGRPNLIDFGARPLPATEPASIEADVVRLRREVGFQPRYDLDAGLEDCFAARIK
- a CDS encoding glycosyltransferase, translating into MTDQGTRDRETDDMVEQSSIQVEEFDPVWYLHRYVDVAKSGFDPLEHFAQHGRHEGRFPNAQVEAASLRAAEVDPIWYLNRYPDVADAGADARNHYASYGHADGRYPNAKAEAANAMAAKVDPIWYRARYPDVAEAGMDPKIHFAKYGYIDSRFPNAEAEAFSIRAAEVDPAWYLARYRDVAASGTDPRLHYAEYGHVEGRYPNAAVEPRQAWDSIFDPAWYSARYLDLGEFKTDPLHHFRTIGILEGRAPNAFEDDREAWKTVFDEAWYLDRNTDVADAGLDPLEHFIRHGLLERRRPNKNVTLPGSDVTATKITCLKAGRIGREVALFVTWSAEGTIKPHVAHYAASLKQQGIDCILIVTSDHDKIEVPETLAACSEVIYQRANGGFDFAAWAHVFRLQPELFEADIVYLINDSVFGPTSETDFGRLVVRIRETDADLIGLTDNLERGWHIQSYFLVVKQRALKSQVLRDFIHSIVSFDHKDDVINEYETQFTRQMMRHGLRCESMFPTPGLPNSTLHRWRELLDVGFPFIKVSTVRGLSKGTNLIGWREATSLQGYDTAPADRTLAEMAARTVIAPVSLAARKFNHRQQARAELHAFFATRQTIDLPVYPDPVISVLMVVYNEAELTFRALQSIVATVDLPVEVIIVDNASTDDTRYLLDRVRNARMVRNVEDLHFLRAANQAAARAKGRALLFLNNDISLQPDAVRYGLETLESSADVAVVGAKLVLTDGTLQEAGSIIWSDGACLGYGRGQSPDGYQYNFRRDVDYCSGAYMMMRRDVFEQLGRFDTIYAPAYYEETDLCMRIHAAGFRVIYDPRIVVNHYEFASVAYAGEASALMGRNFKTFSERHHSALARRHLPQTSPTYLARSRHRHLRRILMIDNLVPLSSHGAGFPRTSRILDALTRQGFFVTYYPTFQPHVSEAELRSHCSVDVEFVLGSDRPVLTQLIEERPGYYDGIFVCRPNNMHVIQAHFLQNSAPYRGTALIYDAEAVCAPRDARRRAIHGNPMTPAEESEALAAEIALSDIADLTLVVNEWDAGYFRDGGRSNVGVLGHALEIKAGEYTFAQRQGFLFVGRLDDDTSPNVDALFWFIERVMPKLDGFIGSDYRLIVAGPTGSARLVALDDPRIQILGRVDDLTPHYDAARVFIGPTRYAAGIPLKIYEAAAFGVPTVITPLLADQLGWVSGEAALIGSDESEFAEQCGLLYQDEHTWNAVRDSSLLKVRKECAPAEFECRLAGALHTIGLRP
- the rfbG gene encoding CDP-glucose 4,6-dehydratase, producing the protein MPALNPDPSFWAGRRVVVTGHTGFKGAWLSLWLARLGARVTGYALAPETEPSLCTLSGLSERVDSRIGDVRDLAALSACLTEARPEIVLHLAAQALVRPSYTDPVGTYASNVMGTVHLLEAVRACPSVQAVVIVTSDKAYENREWVWAYREDEPMGGRDPYSNSKGCAELVTGAYRASFFGAGGHPARIASARAGNVIGGGDWSLDRLVPDVVRAFGRGEPVEIRAPGAVRPWQHVLEPLSGYLRLAEALCGDDGARFAEGWNLGPADADCQPVSEVVAGLARGWGAGAHWRLAEGTHPHEATFLKVDASKARAYLGWDRRLRLAEALDWTGAWYRAQAQGADAATLTLEQIARYEALAETRDPA
- a CDS encoding class I SAM-dependent methyltransferase, producing the protein MSAATDTLPTSAARACCRSCGAPLARTVADLGLSPLANSYVPPERAGQGEMVYPLHAFVCERCWLVQLEAFESPEHIFSDYAYFSGFSAGWLRHAEAYVAAMTERFRLGAHSKVVEVASNDGYLLQYFVARGVPVLGVEPAANVAAVAREKGVPSEVAFFGRATAERLKAEGHGADLMAANNVLAHVPDILDFVAGFQVLLKPEGAGTFEFPHLLRMMEHKQFDTIYHEHFSYLSLGVVSGILERSSLRVFDVEELPTHGGSLRVFFCHADGPHASTPAVARVLADERDGGLFLADGYARFAEAVVEIKCASLEFLIQQRRAGKRVCGYGAAAKGNTFLNYCGIGPELVEAVADRSPHKQGTLLPGSRIPVISPEALLAMRPDYVLILPWNLKAEIMQEMAGIREWGGQFVTAIPSLAVE